One Leifsonia shinshuensis DNA window includes the following coding sequences:
- a CDS encoding glycosyltransferase produces MKLVSAAIFVVVSAAFGWLWWSAGGPSWYGIAVTALLATKLLLSWLHRPKSVETAEDRRRVDALAVGVAIPMYNEDPQMLRACLSSLLAQTRPVRTVVVVDDGSRTGSAVEEARSWIPSFAERGIALQVVVFDVNRGKRQGLMECLDRQPEAELLLCVDSDTVLDERAVENAIIPFTSERVKVVTGLVLAINYRRNLLTRLTDLRYANAFLFERGAYSTLRSVLCACGSLAVYRTEVMRAHREDFLTQTFLGVPAVVGDDRRLTNYGLLEGDALLQPDAIAYTAVPERFGHYLRQQIRWNKSFFRESVWVLRSLSPRKAAFWLTFVELLTWVVFSLAIMHAVLLAPVVNGSAPFVGYLLCVALLAYARSIRYLDLPGAARSLGDRVSGFLLAPLYGLLHVFVLIWLRLYALLTLRSNRWGTRRGIEVALPAEHRVDGVDVR; encoded by the coding sequence GTGAAGCTGGTTTCCGCGGCGATCTTCGTCGTCGTCAGTGCGGCGTTCGGGTGGCTCTGGTGGAGCGCAGGCGGTCCGAGCTGGTACGGGATCGCCGTCACCGCGCTCCTGGCGACCAAGCTCCTGCTCTCGTGGCTGCACCGCCCCAAGAGCGTGGAGACCGCGGAGGACCGCCGGCGGGTCGACGCGCTCGCCGTGGGCGTCGCCATCCCGATGTACAACGAGGACCCGCAGATGCTGCGGGCCTGCCTCTCGTCGTTGCTGGCTCAGACCAGACCCGTCCGGACGGTGGTGGTCGTGGATGACGGATCGCGCACCGGTTCCGCCGTCGAGGAGGCGCGCAGCTGGATCCCGTCGTTCGCGGAGCGCGGGATCGCGCTGCAGGTGGTGGTGTTCGACGTCAACCGCGGCAAGCGCCAGGGCCTGATGGAGTGCCTCGACCGGCAGCCGGAGGCCGAGCTCCTGCTCTGCGTCGACTCCGACACCGTGCTGGACGAGCGCGCGGTGGAGAACGCGATCATCCCGTTCACGAGCGAACGGGTGAAGGTCGTGACGGGTCTCGTGCTCGCCATCAACTACCGCAGGAACCTGCTGACCCGGCTCACCGACCTGCGCTACGCGAACGCGTTCCTCTTCGAGCGCGGGGCGTACTCGACCCTGCGCTCGGTGCTCTGCGCCTGCGGTTCGCTCGCCGTCTACCGCACCGAGGTGATGCGCGCACACCGGGAGGACTTCCTCACGCAGACGTTCCTCGGGGTCCCCGCGGTCGTCGGCGACGATCGCCGCCTGACCAACTACGGCCTGCTGGAGGGCGACGCGCTGCTGCAGCCGGACGCGATCGCCTACACCGCGGTGCCGGAGCGGTTCGGTCACTACCTGCGTCAGCAGATCCGCTGGAACAAGTCGTTCTTCCGGGAGTCCGTCTGGGTGCTGCGCTCGCTGTCGCCGCGGAAGGCGGCGTTCTGGCTCACGTTCGTGGAACTGCTCACGTGGGTGGTGTTCTCTCTCGCCATCATGCACGCGGTCCTCCTCGCCCCCGTCGTCAACGGCAGCGCCCCGTTCGTCGGCTATCTGCTGTGCGTCGCCCTGCTCGCCTACGCGCGCTCCATCCGGTACCTCGACCTGCCCGGCGCCGCGCGCAGCCTCGGCGATCGGGTGAGCGGCTTCCTGCTGGCGCCGCTCTACGGGCTGCTGCACGTGTTCGTCCTGATCTGGCTGCGGCTGTACGCGCTCCTGACGCTGAGGAGCAACCGCTGGGGGACGCGGCGCGGGATCGAGGTGGCGCTGCCTGCGGAGCACCGGGTGGACGGCGTCGACGTGCGCTGA
- the gcvPA gene encoding aminomethyl-transferring glycine dehydrogenase subunit GcvPA, with amino-acid sequence MTHPFVHPYVPNTAPESRQAMLDAVGASSVEEFYADVPADLRLGRDLDLPEPLIAEQDLVRHVGGLLRRNRAMEPGRLFLGAGTYNHAVPAVVDEVINRSEFLTAYAGEPYEDHGRFQALFQYQSLMGELLNLDVVNVPTYDGYQAAATALAMATRITGRRGILLVSDAHPDKLSKVRDYLLPVADLTVVPTVDGVADVAAASALIGADTAAVWVETPSFHGALETAVAELAAAAHEMGALLVAGTDPIGLGVLASPSDLGADIVHGDIQSLGLHPWFGGAHGGFIAVRDDTRFVMEMPSRLFGLESTDVPGEYGFGDVAYDRTSFAVREEGKEWVGTAAALWGIAAGVYLSLMGPQGMAELGDTLMSRTTYARQALTALPGVEAADGAIHFREFVLDLRDAALTAPEIVAALRARGFEPGLALDDMRLLVCVTEQNTQTDIDDLAAAFGAALKENAR; translated from the coding sequence ATGACCCACCCCTTCGTCCATCCCTACGTGCCGAACACGGCGCCCGAGTCGCGGCAGGCCATGCTCGACGCGGTCGGCGCATCCTCCGTCGAGGAGTTCTACGCCGACGTCCCCGCCGACCTGCGGCTCGGACGCGACCTCGACCTGCCGGAGCCGCTGATCGCCGAGCAGGACCTGGTCCGCCACGTCGGCGGGCTGCTGCGCCGCAACCGCGCGATGGAACCCGGCCGGCTCTTCCTCGGGGCCGGCACGTACAACCACGCGGTGCCCGCCGTCGTGGACGAGGTCATCAACCGGAGCGAGTTCCTCACCGCGTACGCGGGCGAGCCGTACGAGGACCACGGCCGCTTCCAGGCGCTGTTCCAGTACCAGTCGCTGATGGGCGAGCTGCTGAACCTCGACGTGGTGAACGTACCCACCTATGACGGTTACCAGGCCGCCGCGACCGCGCTGGCCATGGCCACCCGCATCACCGGGCGCCGCGGCATCCTGCTGGTCAGCGACGCGCACCCGGACAAGCTGTCCAAGGTGCGCGACTACCTGCTGCCGGTCGCGGACCTCACCGTCGTCCCGACCGTCGACGGCGTCGCCGACGTGGCCGCCGCCTCCGCCCTCATCGGCGCGGACACGGCGGCCGTCTGGGTCGAGACGCCCAGTTTCCACGGCGCGCTCGAGACAGCGGTCGCCGAGCTCGCTGCCGCCGCGCACGAGATGGGCGCGCTCCTCGTCGCCGGCACCGACCCGATCGGCCTCGGCGTGCTCGCCTCTCCGTCCGACCTCGGCGCGGACATCGTCCACGGCGACATCCAGTCGCTCGGCCTCCACCCCTGGTTCGGCGGCGCGCACGGCGGCTTCATCGCCGTGCGTGACGACACCCGGTTCGTGATGGAGATGCCGTCGCGGCTGTTCGGGCTGGAGTCCACCGACGTCCCCGGCGAGTACGGCTTCGGCGATGTCGCCTACGACCGCACCTCCTTCGCCGTCCGCGAGGAGGGTAAGGAGTGGGTCGGCACGGCCGCCGCCCTGTGGGGCATCGCCGCCGGCGTGTACCTCTCGCTGATGGGCCCGCAGGGGATGGCCGAGCTCGGCGACACGCTCATGTCGAGAACGACATATGCCCGCCAGGCGCTCACCGCGCTGCCCGGGGTGGAGGCCGCCGACGGCGCCATCCACTTCCGCGAGTTCGTCCTCGACCTCCGCGACGCCGCGCTCACCGCCCCCGAGATCGTGGCCGCCCTGCGCGCCCGCGGCTTCGAGCCCGGCCTCGCCCTGGATGACATGCGTCTCCTGGTATGCGTCACCGAGCAGAACACCCAGACCGACATCGACGACCTGGCCGCCGCGTTCGGCGCCGCCCTGAAGGAGAACGCACGATGA
- a CDS encoding flagellar biosynthesis protein FlhA has translation MKNKNLSLLAVPIGVVGIVLLLVVSIPAWLLDTLIVVNIAFALVVLLTTMFARKPLDFSVFPSLLLIATLFRLGLNVASTRLVLGQGYAGQVIETFGNVAVGGNIIIGAVVFLILVVIQFVVITKGAERVAEVGARFTLDAMPGKQMAIDADLNAGLITNTQARERRAEVAAESDFYGAMDGASKFVKGDAIAGILIIVINVIGGIGIGMLQNGMQITDALNKYTLLTIGDGLTAQIPALLMAVSTGMIVTRSGADSDMGSTAGKQLAQSRVALAISAAAAIALSLIPGMPMIPFLAVGGILIWAAQRIKARAAKAAAAEREKAVAEKTTGASDTTDDLLEHMRVHPLEIQLATDLIDIVSGGSDDLLGRVRALRRKLAIELGIVVPPVRTRDNGELPSSTYAITVAGVEVGRGQAPRGKVLALGDDLSALAGVDTIEPVFGLPAKWIAAELRYTAELSGATVIDRVSVVVTHLSSAVTANAARLLSREDVRVLTEGVKRVNPSAVEELVPALLSLAEVQRVLQGLLAERVPINDLARIYEALTLRAKVSLEPEGLVEAARLALGAALSNPYVDDGTLHVITLEPMLEQAMLEGQRQTEYGSQLVLDPPVLEQVLTEVRSAAAEHEGAVLVCAPQLRPAVRRLIAAQAPALPVLSYNEATTSPAPIETIGVIRIVTPTLAS, from the coding sequence GTGAAGAACAAGAACCTGTCGCTCCTCGCCGTGCCGATCGGCGTCGTCGGCATCGTGCTCCTGCTGGTCGTCTCGATCCCCGCCTGGCTGCTCGACACGCTCATCGTGGTCAACATCGCCTTCGCCCTCGTCGTGCTGCTGACGACGATGTTCGCCCGCAAGCCGCTCGACTTCTCGGTCTTCCCGTCGCTGCTGCTGATCGCGACGCTGTTCCGGCTGGGGCTCAACGTCGCCTCCACCCGCCTCGTGCTCGGCCAGGGCTACGCCGGCCAGGTCATCGAGACGTTCGGCAACGTCGCGGTCGGCGGCAACATCATCATCGGCGCCGTCGTGTTCCTCATCCTCGTGGTCATCCAGTTCGTGGTCATCACGAAGGGCGCCGAGCGCGTGGCGGAGGTCGGCGCGCGGTTCACGCTCGACGCGATGCCCGGCAAGCAGATGGCGATCGACGCGGACCTCAACGCCGGACTGATCACCAACACCCAGGCCAGGGAGCGCCGGGCCGAGGTCGCCGCCGAGTCGGACTTCTACGGCGCGATGGACGGCGCCTCCAAGTTCGTCAAGGGTGACGCGATCGCCGGCATCCTCATCATCGTGATCAACGTCATCGGCGGCATCGGGATCGGGATGCTGCAGAACGGCATGCAGATCACCGACGCGCTGAACAAGTACACCCTGCTCACCATCGGCGACGGCCTCACCGCGCAGATCCCCGCGCTCCTCATGGCGGTCTCCACCGGCATGATCGTCACGCGGTCCGGCGCCGACTCCGACATGGGGTCGACGGCCGGCAAGCAGCTCGCCCAGTCGCGGGTCGCGTTGGCGATCTCCGCCGCGGCCGCGATCGCCCTCTCGCTCATCCCCGGCATGCCGATGATCCCGTTCCTCGCGGTCGGCGGCATCCTGATCTGGGCGGCTCAGCGGATCAAGGCGCGCGCGGCGAAGGCGGCGGCGGCGGAACGCGAAAAGGCGGTCGCGGAGAAGACCACGGGTGCGAGCGACACCACCGACGACCTCCTGGAGCACATGCGCGTGCACCCGCTGGAGATCCAGCTCGCCACGGACCTGATCGACATCGTCTCCGGCGGCTCGGACGACCTGCTCGGCCGGGTGCGCGCGCTGCGGCGCAAGCTGGCGATCGAGCTCGGCATCGTCGTCCCGCCTGTGCGGACGCGCGACAACGGCGAGCTGCCCTCCTCCACCTACGCCATCACCGTGGCCGGCGTGGAGGTCGGCCGCGGCCAGGCGCCGCGCGGCAAGGTGCTCGCGCTCGGCGACGACCTCAGCGCGCTCGCCGGCGTGGACACGATCGAGCCGGTGTTCGGCCTCCCCGCCAAGTGGATCGCCGCCGAGCTGCGCTACACGGCCGAGCTGTCCGGCGCCACGGTCATCGACCGGGTCTCCGTCGTCGTCACCCACCTCTCGTCGGCGGTCACGGCCAACGCCGCGCGGCTGCTGTCCCGCGAGGACGTGCGCGTGCTGACCGAGGGCGTGAAGCGGGTGAACCCGTCCGCGGTCGAGGAGCTCGTCCCCGCGCTGCTCAGCCTCGCGGAGGTGCAGCGCGTGCTGCAGGGACTCCTCGCCGAGCGGGTGCCCATCAACGACCTCGCTCGCATCTACGAGGCGCTCACGCTCCGCGCGAAGGTGTCGCTCGAACCGGAGGGACTGGTCGAGGCGGCCAGGCTGGCGCTCGGCGCCGCGCTCTCCAACCCGTACGTGGACGACGGCACCCTCCACGTGATCACCCTCGAGCCGATGCTGGAGCAGGCGATGCTGGAGGGCCAGCGCCAGACCGAGTACGGCTCCCAGCTCGTGCTCGATCCCCCGGTGCTCGAGCAGGTCCTGACGGAGGTCCGCTCCGCGGCCGCCGAGCACGAGGGCGCCGTGCTGGTCTGCGCGCCGCAACTGCGTCCGGCGGTGCGCCGGCTCATCGCCGCGCAGGCGCCCGCCCTCCCCGTCCTGTCCTACAACGAGGCCACCACCTCCCCCGCGCCCATCGAAACGATCGGAGTAATTCGAATTGTCACCCCGACTCTGGCCTCATAA
- a CDS encoding ABC transporter permease codes for MPILTELVPTVLGVALLALLATAVLAAYRVPHRWAPALAILRGAAQLAVISLVLAGVITEPVWVALALLVMFGVAASTATHRIGWSREHALMMSTAMFTGVVISFSVVFVTGAIEFSSRYALAIGGIVIGNSMSIATLAGRRFTEAVDDRWDEVEGWLALGATPRQSTLEQARGAVYSALIPSVDQTKTTGLVTLPGAFVGAIFGGVSPLEAGRFQVVVLAAIMAAGSITAVMVAAWLAPVRVRPARLR; via the coding sequence GTGCCCATTCTCACCGAGCTCGTCCCCACTGTCCTGGGCGTCGCGCTGCTCGCGCTGCTGGCCACGGCGGTGCTCGCCGCGTACCGCGTGCCGCACCGCTGGGCCCCCGCGCTCGCCATCCTCCGCGGCGCCGCGCAGCTCGCCGTCATCAGCCTCGTGCTCGCCGGCGTCATCACCGAGCCGGTCTGGGTCGCGCTGGCCCTCCTGGTCATGTTCGGCGTCGCGGCGTCGACCGCGACGCACCGCATCGGCTGGTCGCGCGAGCACGCGCTGATGATGAGCACGGCGATGTTCACCGGCGTGGTGATCTCCTTCTCCGTGGTCTTCGTCACCGGCGCGATCGAGTTCTCGTCCCGGTACGCGCTCGCCATCGGCGGGATCGTGATCGGCAACTCGATGAGCATCGCGACGCTCGCCGGCCGGCGCTTCACGGAGGCGGTCGACGACCGCTGGGACGAGGTGGAGGGCTGGCTCGCTCTCGGCGCGACACCGCGCCAGTCGACCCTCGAGCAGGCCAGGGGAGCGGTGTACTCGGCACTCATACCGTCGGTCGACCAGACCAAGACGACGGGACTCGTGACGCTCCCTGGCGCGTTCGTCGGCGCGATCTTCGGCGGGGTCTCGCCCCTGGAGGCGGGCCGGTTCCAGGTGGTGGTGCTCGCGGCGATCATGGCGGCCGGGTCGATCACCGCAGTGATGGTCGCGGCCTGGCTCGCACCGGTGCGCGTCCGCCCGGCCCGGCTGCGCTGA
- the csrA gene encoding carbon storage regulator CsrA, producing MLVLTRKVGERVLIGDDIVVTILDVRGDGVRVGIDAPRGIRIQRDEVVKAVGEANLEATAPAVGPDDAETLIKRSLGL from the coding sequence ATGCTGGTATTGACCCGGAAGGTCGGCGAGCGCGTGCTCATCGGTGACGACATCGTCGTCACGATCCTCGACGTCCGCGGCGATGGCGTGCGGGTCGGCATCGACGCTCCGCGTGGGATCCGCATCCAGCGCGACGAGGTCGTCAAAGCGGTCGGCGAGGCGAACCTGGAGGCGACCGCCCCGGCCGTCGGTCCGGATGACGCCGAGACACTGATCAAGCGTTCGCTCGGGCTCTAG
- a CDS encoding SDR family NAD(P)-dependent oxidoreductase, giving the protein MRLAGKSAIVTGGAGGIGRATSLAFATEGARVAVVDLQLEAAEAVAAEIRAAGGEAIALGADVSSEPDVERVVAAVVEAFGGVDVSFNNAGIIRRTTAVETTVEEWDRVFGVNVRGVFLMCKHVVPIMAAAGAGSIINTGSGWGLKGGGQAISYCASKGAVVNMTRALAIDHGPQGIRVNSINPGDVNTGMLRDEARQLGQEAGSFLAEAADRPLRRMGEPSEIAAAVVWLASDESSYVTGTALVADGGGIA; this is encoded by the coding sequence ATGCGTCTAGCCGGCAAGTCCGCCATCGTCACCGGAGGGGCCGGCGGCATCGGCCGCGCCACCTCCCTCGCCTTCGCGACGGAGGGCGCGCGCGTCGCCGTCGTCGACCTGCAGCTGGAGGCCGCGGAGGCCGTGGCCGCCGAGATCCGCGCGGCCGGAGGCGAGGCGATCGCGCTCGGCGCCGACGTGTCCTCCGAGCCCGACGTGGAGCGCGTGGTCGCCGCCGTGGTGGAGGCCTTCGGCGGCGTCGACGTGTCGTTCAACAACGCGGGCATCATCCGCCGCACCACCGCCGTCGAGACGACCGTCGAGGAGTGGGACCGCGTCTTCGGCGTGAACGTCCGCGGCGTCTTCCTGATGTGCAAGCACGTCGTCCCGATCATGGCCGCGGCGGGCGCGGGCTCGATCATCAACACCGGCAGCGGCTGGGGACTCAAGGGCGGCGGCCAGGCCATCTCCTACTGCGCCTCCAAGGGCGCCGTCGTGAACATGACCCGCGCCCTGGCGATCGACCACGGCCCGCAGGGCATCCGCGTGAACTCGATCAACCCGGGCGACGTGAACACCGGGATGCTCCGCGACGAGGCCCGCCAGCTCGGTCAGGAGGCCGGCTCCTTCCTCGCGGAGGCCGCCGACCGCCCGTTGCGCCGCATGGGCGAGCCGTCGGAGATCGCTGCGGCGGTCGTCTGGCTGGCGAGCGACGAGTCGTCGTACGTGACCGGTACGGCGCTGGTCGCCGACGGCGGCGGCATCGCGTAA
- the gcvPB gene encoding aminomethyl-transferring glycine dehydrogenase subunit GcvPB gives MTLPIAPKPPLRRFHQARWDEPIVFELHAPGERGVIPSRTEDGVRAAVGDVVAELPASLRRASAPALPELGQMRVLKHYLRLSQENLGADLNVDVGQGTCTMKYAPKVNETIIRTPDLTDLHPLQDPESAQGVLEIVWRTERMLAEISGMSRVSLQTSGGSEAIWANISMIRAYHASRGEAEQRDEVITTIFSHPSNAAAAKMAGYKVITIFPDADGYPDVEALRAALSERTAAIMVTNPEDTGIYNPRIREWVELAHSVGALASYDQANANGILGITRARDAGFDVCHFNLHKTFGTPHGCGGPGSGANAVSEALAPFLPGPVVEKVGDQYVLDADRPQSIGSVAPFYGVIPNIVRTYAWIRALGAPGLRAVAETAVLNNNYLMKLVLDIPGASAPYATGRRRIEQVRYSWQELFEETGISSEEIGIRASDFGMHYWTSHHPYVVPQPFTLEPTESYSKAELEEYARVLAEVAREARETPEVVRTAPHNQTVHHTHHDDLDDPERWAVTWRAYRRKHFGEGVSAPAAAVLEEAVV, from the coding sequence ATGACTCTCCCCATCGCCCCCAAGCCCCCGCTGCGCCGGTTCCACCAGGCGCGCTGGGACGAGCCGATCGTCTTCGAGCTGCACGCTCCAGGCGAGCGCGGCGTCATCCCATCGCGCACCGAGGACGGCGTGCGCGCCGCCGTCGGCGACGTGGTCGCCGAGCTTCCGGCCTCCCTGCGCCGCGCCTCCGCGCCCGCGCTCCCCGAGCTCGGCCAGATGCGCGTGCTCAAGCACTACCTCCGGCTCAGCCAGGAGAACCTCGGCGCCGACCTCAACGTCGACGTGGGCCAGGGCACCTGCACGATGAAGTACGCGCCGAAGGTCAACGAGACGATCATCCGCACACCCGACCTCACCGACCTCCACCCCCTGCAGGACCCTGAGTCGGCGCAGGGCGTCCTGGAGATCGTCTGGCGCACCGAGCGGATGCTCGCCGAGATCTCCGGCATGAGCCGGGTCTCGCTGCAGACCAGCGGCGGCTCGGAGGCGATCTGGGCGAACATCTCGATGATCCGCGCCTACCACGCCTCCCGCGGCGAGGCCGAGCAGCGCGACGAAGTCATCACCACGATCTTCTCGCACCCGTCGAACGCCGCCGCCGCGAAGATGGCCGGGTACAAGGTGATCACGATCTTCCCGGACGCCGACGGCTACCCCGACGTGGAGGCGCTGCGTGCGGCCCTCTCCGAGCGCACGGCCGCGATCATGGTCACCAACCCGGAGGACACCGGCATCTACAACCCGCGCATCCGCGAGTGGGTGGAGCTGGCGCACTCGGTCGGGGCGCTGGCCTCGTACGACCAGGCGAACGCGAACGGCATCCTCGGCATCACCCGCGCCCGCGACGCCGGGTTCGACGTGTGCCACTTCAACCTGCACAAGACGTTCGGCACCCCGCACGGCTGCGGCGGCCCCGGCTCCGGCGCCAACGCGGTGTCGGAGGCCCTGGCCCCGTTCCTGCCGGGCCCCGTGGTGGAGAAGGTCGGCGACCAGTACGTGCTCGACGCGGATCGGCCGCAGTCGATCGGCTCGGTCGCACCCTTCTACGGCGTCATCCCGAACATCGTCCGCACCTACGCGTGGATCCGCGCGCTCGGCGCCCCCGGCCTCCGCGCCGTGGCCGAGACGGCGGTGCTGAACAACAACTACCTGATGAAGCTCGTCCTCGACATCCCCGGCGCCAGCGCTCCGTACGCGACCGGCCGCCGGCGCATCGAGCAGGTGCGCTACTCGTGGCAGGAGTTGTTCGAGGAGACCGGCATCAGCTCGGAGGAGATCGGCATCCGGGCGAGCGACTTCGGTATGCACTACTGGACCAGCCACCACCCGTATGTGGTTCCGCAGCCGTTCACCCTGGAGCCGACCGAGTCGTACTCGAAGGCCGAGCTGGAGGAGTACGCGCGCGTGCTCGCCGAGGTCGCGCGCGAGGCGCGGGAGACCCCGGAGGTCGTCCGGACGGCTCCGCACAACCAGACCGTCCACCACACGCACCACGACGACCTGGACGACCCGGAGCGCTGGGCCGTCACGTGGCGCGCGTACCGGCGGAAGCACTTCGGGGAGGGCGTATCCGCACCCGCAGCCGCTGTGCTGGAAGAAGCGGTCGTGTGA
- a CDS encoding ATP-NAD kinase family protein: MTIGLIVNPVAGVGGPAGLAGSDGVAVQREALRRGGRRRAGDRAAQALRVLAAARPGATVLTAAGALGEDVVREAGLMPQVAYAPASSATTPDDTARAAAALRAAGASLVLFAGGDGTARDVARGLPHSSGTAVLGIPAGVKMYSGCFAVGPAAAGALAADWMRAPLPTAEAEVLDLDEDLLRSGRPDPRLFALVPVPVAAGRTQARKAATPTSAREAVRRAAAGAADRMLPGVRYLLGPGGTTVELGRALGLDTSPLGVDIVQDGLILARDVTEQQAFDAVRAHAARAVVTVIGGQGFLLGRGNQQLSARVIAALGADPLLVVATEQKLIDLAGRPLLVDTGDPALDRRLAGHVSVTTGPATASLYPVSAASAAPIEGEPECV, encoded by the coding sequence GTGACGATCGGCCTGATCGTGAACCCGGTCGCGGGCGTCGGCGGGCCGGCGGGCCTCGCCGGCAGCGACGGCGTCGCGGTGCAGCGTGAGGCGCTGCGCCGCGGCGGCCGTCGCCGCGCCGGAGACCGGGCGGCACAGGCGCTGCGCGTGCTCGCTGCCGCCCGGCCAGGCGCCACGGTTCTGACGGCGGCGGGTGCACTGGGGGAGGATGTCGTGCGGGAGGCCGGGCTTATGCCGCAGGTGGCATATGCTCCGGCATCGTCGGCTACCACCCCCGACGACACCGCCCGCGCCGCCGCCGCACTCCGCGCCGCCGGAGCCTCCCTGGTCCTGTTCGCCGGCGGCGACGGCACCGCCCGGGACGTCGCCCGCGGCCTGCCGCACTCCTCCGGCACTGCCGTCCTCGGCATCCCCGCCGGCGTCAAGATGTACTCCGGCTGCTTCGCCGTCGGCCCCGCCGCGGCGGGCGCCCTCGCCGCCGACTGGATGCGCGCGCCGCTGCCCACCGCCGAGGCCGAGGTGCTCGACCTCGACGAGGACCTCCTGCGCAGCGGCCGCCCCGACCCGCGCCTGTTCGCGCTCGTCCCCGTGCCCGTCGCCGCCGGCCGCACGCAGGCCCGCAAGGCCGCCACGCCCACGAGCGCCCGGGAGGCCGTCCGCCGCGCCGCAGCGGGCGCCGCCGACCGCATGCTCCCGGGCGTGCGCTACCTGCTCGGCCCCGGCGGCACCACGGTCGAGCTCGGCCGCGCACTCGGGCTGGACACCTCCCCGCTCGGCGTCGACATCGTCCAGGACGGCCTCATTCTCGCCCGCGACGTCACCGAGCAGCAGGCCTTCGACGCCGTCCGCGCCCACGCCGCGCGGGCGGTCGTGACCGTGATCGGCGGACAGGGCTTCCTGCTCGGCCGCGGCAACCAGCAGCTCTCCGCGCGCGTGATCGCCGCGCTCGGCGCCGATCCCCTGCTCGTGGTCGCCACCGAGCAGAAGCTCATCGACCTCGCCGGCCGGCCGCTCCTGGTCGACACCGGCGACCCGGCTCTCGACCGGCGGCTGGCCGGTCACGTCAGCGTGACCACCGGGCCCGCCACCGCGAGCCTCTACCCTGTCAGTGCCGCGTCAGCGGCCCCCATCGAAGGAGAACCCGAATGCGTCTAG
- a CDS encoding formylglycine-generating enzyme family protein — MEGADIDLAYIPPGAVQLHDARQKRRWTVELESFEIGVFPVTEEQVAELIGEPAAHPRRPATGISWLRAIRFCNAASEWEGLDPAYSFDGEEVTWHVDSDGYRLPTEAEWEHACRAGSTGPHYGPLAEVAWTSADGLGAPHDVGGRLPNLNGLFDTLGNVWEWCWDYLDPARYDDYRVFRGGGFADDAWSVRASVRRGGSPRTQHEDLGFRVARGGFDAEGAAQGWSAEADRERAALEFPHPPGWTPRR; from the coding sequence GTGGAAGGCGCGGACATCGACCTGGCGTACATCCCGCCCGGAGCGGTGCAGCTCCACGATGCCCGGCAGAAGCGCCGCTGGACCGTCGAGCTGGAGTCGTTCGAGATCGGCGTCTTCCCGGTGACCGAGGAGCAGGTGGCCGAGCTGATCGGCGAGCCGGCCGCACATCCCCGCCGCCCCGCGACCGGGATCAGCTGGCTGCGCGCCATCCGGTTCTGCAACGCCGCGTCGGAGTGGGAGGGCCTGGACCCGGCCTACTCGTTCGACGGCGAGGAGGTCACCTGGCACGTCGACTCCGACGGCTACCGCCTCCCGACCGAGGCGGAGTGGGAGCACGCCTGCCGCGCGGGCTCCACCGGTCCGCACTACGGCCCGCTGGCGGAGGTCGCCTGGACCAGCGCCGACGGTCTCGGCGCGCCGCACGACGTGGGCGGCCGGCTCCCCAACCTGAACGGCCTGTTCGACACGCTCGGGAACGTCTGGGAGTGGTGCTGGGACTACCTCGACCCGGCCCGCTACGACGACTACCGGGTGTTCCGCGGCGGCGGCTTCGCCGACGACGCCTGGAGCGTGCGCGCCTCGGTCCGCCGCGGCGGCTCGCCGCGGACGCAGCACGAGGACCTGGGCTTCCGCGTCGCACGCGGCGGGTTCGACGCCGAGGGCGCCGCTCAGGGCTGGTCGGCGGAGGCCGACCGCGAGCGGGCGGCGCTGGAGTTCCCGCATCCGCCCGGCTGGACGCCGCGGCGCTGA